The following proteins are encoded in a genomic region of Channa argus isolate prfri chromosome 3, Channa argus male v1.0, whole genome shotgun sequence:
- the rnf38 gene encoding E3 ubiquitin-protein ligase RNF38 isoform X2, producing MPIAAAGQPTTQEPRVCPRLPSTPEPVPKGADLFDEAGAAESAERTEYGGAEGGRGLGGYSYSQSGARGFVQPRSTNGSPPQSPAASSSFHIHPFHPHQMAMEPPRTRSRSRSGYYQQYGGGNGNGITGSTVMTNHHHHHHQQQQLNPQQQQQQNGAGCAPLGTHSNHSENQQRPPGSNPSPGIQRVSSVPGAHRIQAAGASSGAYHCHPDHAYGEESDKSEESPSPKRQRLSSQSVLEQLTSSAPPPSTPSPPIRPWESGPPSRRQSHPHTLYHQERCLTPARLRRSPPARRQRGRLSRPTRHLPPHHHPSTQGPAPRLTSSELQDENYQRNPHHTAHQTYPTNTPSAYAPPPTAGGAAAGSEEPRAFHPPTLSPRLLHPAAHHHHHHHHHHHQQQQQQQQQHHATQQQQGAVVMDLHEQLPQGSVPVSYTVTPVPPHGLAAPLCSGQHLPPTCSSQQPVPTCSVVFSAGQHYHPMLQACSMQHLPVPYAFPSLLSSDTQFLLPPPHHLSHHPPHLPTPGQFLPFQTQQPRSPLQRIENEVEYIGDQLSVGGGFSYAQHHHHHHHQPPSTLPPSTPIQFLSHHDPLSQELFTVPYAHFMPRRFTSRRYRSQQAVPPSPYHPSFLPYFLSMLPLPPNVAPAISLELDVDDGEVENYEALLNLAERLGEAKPRGLTKADIEQLPSYRFNPNNHQSEQTLCVVCMCDFESRQLLRVLPCNHEFHAKCVDKWLKANRTCPICRADASEVQRDSE from the exons ATGCCAATCGCAGCAGCTGGCCAGCCAACGACTCAGGAGCCCAGAGTTTGCCCCCGGCTGCCCTCCACCCCGGAGCCTGTCCCTAAAGGGGCTGATTTATTCGACGAGGCGGGGGCGGCAGAGTCGGCAGAGCGAACAGAGTACGGGGGCGCGGAGGGGGGCAGAGGACTCGGGGGCTATAGTTACAGCCAGAGCGGCGCTAGGGGCTTTGTACAGCCCCGATCCACCAACGGCTCTCCGCCGCAGTCTCCGGCCGCGTCCTCCTCTTTCCACATCCACCCCTTTCACCCACATCAAATGGCCATGGAGCCTCCAAGGACTCGATCGCGTTCTCGGTCTGGATATTACCAGCAGTACGGTGGTGGGAATGGAAATGGAATTACTGGCAGCACAGTAATGACtaaccatcaccaccaccatcatcagcagcagcaactaaatccacagcagcagcagcagcagaacggTGCCGGTTGCGCACCACTTGGAACTCACAGCAACCACTCTGAGAACCAGCAGCGACCCCCAGGAAGTAACCCCTCTCCCGGCATTCAGAGGGTTTCATCGGTTCCCGGAGCGCACCGCATCCAGGCGGCAG GAGCCTCTAGCGGGGCCTACCACTGCCACCCAGACCATGCATATGGAGAAGAGAGTGATAAG AGTGAGGAAAGCCCTAGTCCAAAGCGCCAGAGGCTGTCTAGTCAGTCAGTCTTGGAACAACTAACGTCTTCTGCACCCCCACCATCCACTCCTTCTCCCCCAATTCGTCCCTGGGAGTCAGGACCCCCAAGTCGGAGACAatctcatccacacacactctacCACCAAGAGCGATGCCTCACTCCTGCACGGCTAAGACGCAG CCCACCAGCAAGGCGTCAACGTGGTCGTCTCTCCAGACCTACCCGTCACTTGCCTCCCCATCATCACCCCTCCACCCAAGGCCCTGCACCCCGGCTAACATCATCAGAGCTCCAGGATGAAAACTACCAACGCAACCCCCATCACACTGCACACCAGACATACCCAACAAACACTCCCAGCGCTTACGCACCACCCCCTACAGCCGGTGGAGCAGCGGCAGGCTCAGAAGAGCCTCGAGCTTTCCACCCACCCACCTTGTCGCCACGACTCTTGCATCCGGCtgctcaccaccaccaccatcaccaccaccaccaccatcagcagcagcagcagcagcagcagcagcatcatgcAACTCAACAGCAGCAGGGTGCTGTAGTCATGGACTTGCACGAACAG CTGCCGCAGGGCAGTGTACCAGTTTCCTACACAGTGACCCCAGTCCCTCCTCATGGTCTTGCAGCTCCTTTGTGTAGTGGTCAGCACCTACCCCCCACCTGTTCATCGCAACAACCGGTCCCCACCTGCAGTGTAGTCTTCAGCGCAGGACAACACTACCACCCg ATGCTTCAAGCATGTTCAATGCAACATTTGCCAGTGCCCTACGCTTTTCCGTCACTGCTGTCCAGTGACACTCAGTTCCTGCTACCTCCTCCACACCACCTTTCTCACCATCCACCCCACCTCCCAACACCCGGACAGTTCCTGCCTTTCCAGACGCAACAGCCTCGATCT CCATTACAGAGGATTGAAAATGAGGTTGAGTATATTGGAGATCAGCTTTCTGTAGGCGGAGGTTTTAGCTATGCCCAgcatcaccaccatcaccaccaccagccTCCCTCCACATTGCCGCCTTCCACACCCATCCAGTTCCTATCACATCATGACCCCCTGTCACAGGAGCTCTTTACAGTG CCGTATGCTCATTTTATGCCTCGGCGATTTACAAGCCGCCGTTACCGCTCTCAGCAGGCTGTTCCTCCATCACCCTACCACCCAAGCTTCCTGCCGTACTTCCT GTCTATGCTTCCTTTACCCCCAAATGTGGCACCTGCCATCAGTCTAGAGCTGGATGTGGATGACGGAGAGGTGGAAAACTATGAG GCTTTGTTGAACCTGGCAGAGCGGCTAGGAGAGGCCAAGCCTCGTGGTCTAACAAAGGCAGATATAGAACAGCTTCCATCGTACAGGTTCAACCCCAACAACCATCAGTCTGAGCAAACGCT TTGTGTAGTATGTATGTGTGACTTCGAGTCTCGCCAGCTCCTAAGGGTCCTACCCTGTAATCACGAATTCCATGCCAAGTGTGTAGACAAATGGCTTAAG GCTAACCGGACCTGTCCTATTTGTCGAGCCGATGCATCGGAAGTGCAGCGGGACTCTGAGTGA
- the rnf38 gene encoding E3 ubiquitin-protein ligase RNF38 isoform X3, with product MSNCAVVPLNSFIDLAVILAALFQQHWQHAHVYFISFGASSGAYHCHPDHAYGEESDKSEESPSPKRQRLSSQSVLEQLTSSAPPPSTPSPPIRPWESGPPSRRQSHPHTLYHQERCLTPARLRRSPPARRQRGRLSRPTRHLPPHHHPSTQGPAPRLTSSELQDENYQRNPHHTAHQTYPTNTPSAYAPPPTAGGAAAGSEEPRAFHPPTLSPRLLHPAAHHHHHHHHHHHQQQQQQQQQHHATQQQQGAVVMDLHEQLPQGSVPVSYTVTPVPPHGLAAPLCSGQHLPPTCSSQQPVPTCSVVFSAGQHYHPMLQACSMQHLPVPYAFPSLLSSDTQFLLPPPHHLSHHPPHLPTPGQFLPFQTQQPRSPLQRIENEVEYIGDQLSVGGGFSYAQHHHHHHHQPPSTLPPSTPIQFLSHHDPLSQELFTVPYAHFMPRRFTSRRYRSQQAVPPSPYHPSFLPYFLSMLPLPPNVAPAISLELDVDDGEVENYEALLNLAERLGEAKPRGLTKADIEQLPSYRFNPNNHQSEQTLLTGPVLFVEPMHRKCSGTLSDLCVISTPKAHSHRLPCDSFLDAPFSELVHLCSQILPHTWDQCSLKPFSLHYKSPRDTEQ from the exons atgtctaATTGTGCAGTTGTTCCACTGAATTCTTTTATAGATCTTGCTGTTATTCTTGCAGCTCTTTTCCAACAACATTGGCAACATGCGCATGTCTATTTTATAAGTTTTG GAGCCTCTAGCGGGGCCTACCACTGCCACCCAGACCATGCATATGGAGAAGAGAGTGATAAG AGTGAGGAAAGCCCTAGTCCAAAGCGCCAGAGGCTGTCTAGTCAGTCAGTCTTGGAACAACTAACGTCTTCTGCACCCCCACCATCCACTCCTTCTCCCCCAATTCGTCCCTGGGAGTCAGGACCCCCAAGTCGGAGACAatctcatccacacacactctacCACCAAGAGCGATGCCTCACTCCTGCACGGCTAAGACGCAG CCCACCAGCAAGGCGTCAACGTGGTCGTCTCTCCAGACCTACCCGTCACTTGCCTCCCCATCATCACCCCTCCACCCAAGGCCCTGCACCCCGGCTAACATCATCAGAGCTCCAGGATGAAAACTACCAACGCAACCCCCATCACACTGCACACCAGACATACCCAACAAACACTCCCAGCGCTTACGCACCACCCCCTACAGCCGGTGGAGCAGCGGCAGGCTCAGAAGAGCCTCGAGCTTTCCACCCACCCACCTTGTCGCCACGACTCTTGCATCCGGCtgctcaccaccaccaccatcaccaccaccaccaccatcagcagcagcagcagcagcagcagcagcatcatgcAACTCAACAGCAGCAGGGTGCTGTAGTCATGGACTTGCACGAACAG CTGCCGCAGGGCAGTGTACCAGTTTCCTACACAGTGACCCCAGTCCCTCCTCATGGTCTTGCAGCTCCTTTGTGTAGTGGTCAGCACCTACCCCCCACCTGTTCATCGCAACAACCGGTCCCCACCTGCAGTGTAGTCTTCAGCGCAGGACAACACTACCACCCg ATGCTTCAAGCATGTTCAATGCAACATTTGCCAGTGCCCTACGCTTTTCCGTCACTGCTGTCCAGTGACACTCAGTTCCTGCTACCTCCTCCACACCACCTTTCTCACCATCCACCCCACCTCCCAACACCCGGACAGTTCCTGCCTTTCCAGACGCAACAGCCTCGATCT CCATTACAGAGGATTGAAAATGAGGTTGAGTATATTGGAGATCAGCTTTCTGTAGGCGGAGGTTTTAGCTATGCCCAgcatcaccaccatcaccaccaccagccTCCCTCCACATTGCCGCCTTCCACACCCATCCAGTTCCTATCACATCATGACCCCCTGTCACAGGAGCTCTTTACAGTG CCGTATGCTCATTTTATGCCTCGGCGATTTACAAGCCGCCGTTACCGCTCTCAGCAGGCTGTTCCTCCATCACCCTACCACCCAAGCTTCCTGCCGTACTTCCT GTCTATGCTTCCTTTACCCCCAAATGTGGCACCTGCCATCAGTCTAGAGCTGGATGTGGATGACGGAGAGGTGGAAAACTATGAG GCTTTGTTGAACCTGGCAGAGCGGCTAGGAGAGGCCAAGCCTCGTGGTCTAACAAAGGCAGATATAGAACAGCTTCCATCGTACAGGTTCAACCCCAACAACCATCAGTCTGAGCAAACGCT GCTAACCGGACCTGTCCTATTTGTCGAGCCGATGCATCGGAAGTGCAGCGGGACTCTGAGTGACCTCTGTGTCATATCAACACCAAAAGCCCACAGTCACAGACTCCCCTGTGACTCCTTTTTGGATGCACCATTCAGTGAACTTGTACACCTCTGCTCACAAATTCTGCCACATACCTGGGACCAGTGCTCCTTAAAACCCTTCAGTCTTCACTATAAATCCCCCCGGGACACTGAACAGTAA
- the rnf38 gene encoding E3 ubiquitin-protein ligase RNF38 isoform X1, which translates to MPIAAAGQPTTQEPRVCPRLPSTPEPVPKGADLFDEAGAAESAERTEYGGAEGGRGLGGYSYSQSGARGFVQPRSTNGSPPQSPAASSSFHIHPFHPHQMAMEPPRTRSRSRSGYYQQYGGGNGNGITGSTVMTNHHHHHHQQQQLNPQQQQQQNGAGCAPLGTHSNHSENQQRPPGSNPSPGIQRVSSVPGAHRIQAAGASSGAYHCHPDHAYGEESDKSEESPSPKRQRLSSQSVLEQLTSSAPPPSTPSPPIRPWESGPPSRRQSHPHTLYHQERCLTPARLRRSPPARRQRGRLSRPTRHLPPHHHPSTQGPAPRLTSSELQDENYQRNPHHTAHQTYPTNTPSAYAPPPTAGGAAAGSEEPRAFHPPTLSPRLLHPAAHHHHHHHHHHHQQQQQQQQQHHATQQQQGAVVMDLHEQLPQGSVPVSYTVTPVPPHGLAAPLCSGQHLPPTCSSQQPVPTCSVVFSAGQHYHPMLQACSMQHLPVPYAFPSLLSSDTQFLLPPPHHLSHHPPHLPTPGQFLPFQTQQPRSPLQRIENEVEYIGDQLSVGGGFSYAQHHHHHHHQPPSTLPPSTPIQFLSHHDPLSQELFTVPYAHFMPRRFTSRRYRSQQAVPPSPYHPSFLPYFLSMLPLPPNVAPAISLELDVDDGEVENYEALLNLAERLGEAKPRGLTKADIEQLPSYRFNPNNHQSEQTLLTGPVLFVEPMHRKCSGTLSDLCVISTPKAHSHRLPCDSFLDAPFSELVHLCSQILPHTWDQCSLKPFSLHYKSPRDTEQ; encoded by the exons ATGCCAATCGCAGCAGCTGGCCAGCCAACGACTCAGGAGCCCAGAGTTTGCCCCCGGCTGCCCTCCACCCCGGAGCCTGTCCCTAAAGGGGCTGATTTATTCGACGAGGCGGGGGCGGCAGAGTCGGCAGAGCGAACAGAGTACGGGGGCGCGGAGGGGGGCAGAGGACTCGGGGGCTATAGTTACAGCCAGAGCGGCGCTAGGGGCTTTGTACAGCCCCGATCCACCAACGGCTCTCCGCCGCAGTCTCCGGCCGCGTCCTCCTCTTTCCACATCCACCCCTTTCACCCACATCAAATGGCCATGGAGCCTCCAAGGACTCGATCGCGTTCTCGGTCTGGATATTACCAGCAGTACGGTGGTGGGAATGGAAATGGAATTACTGGCAGCACAGTAATGACtaaccatcaccaccaccatcatcagcagcagcaactaaatccacagcagcagcagcagcagaacggTGCCGGTTGCGCACCACTTGGAACTCACAGCAACCACTCTGAGAACCAGCAGCGACCCCCAGGAAGTAACCCCTCTCCCGGCATTCAGAGGGTTTCATCGGTTCCCGGAGCGCACCGCATCCAGGCGGCAG GAGCCTCTAGCGGGGCCTACCACTGCCACCCAGACCATGCATATGGAGAAGAGAGTGATAAG AGTGAGGAAAGCCCTAGTCCAAAGCGCCAGAGGCTGTCTAGTCAGTCAGTCTTGGAACAACTAACGTCTTCTGCACCCCCACCATCCACTCCTTCTCCCCCAATTCGTCCCTGGGAGTCAGGACCCCCAAGTCGGAGACAatctcatccacacacactctacCACCAAGAGCGATGCCTCACTCCTGCACGGCTAAGACGCAG CCCACCAGCAAGGCGTCAACGTGGTCGTCTCTCCAGACCTACCCGTCACTTGCCTCCCCATCATCACCCCTCCACCCAAGGCCCTGCACCCCGGCTAACATCATCAGAGCTCCAGGATGAAAACTACCAACGCAACCCCCATCACACTGCACACCAGACATACCCAACAAACACTCCCAGCGCTTACGCACCACCCCCTACAGCCGGTGGAGCAGCGGCAGGCTCAGAAGAGCCTCGAGCTTTCCACCCACCCACCTTGTCGCCACGACTCTTGCATCCGGCtgctcaccaccaccaccatcaccaccaccaccaccatcagcagcagcagcagcagcagcagcagcatcatgcAACTCAACAGCAGCAGGGTGCTGTAGTCATGGACTTGCACGAACAG CTGCCGCAGGGCAGTGTACCAGTTTCCTACACAGTGACCCCAGTCCCTCCTCATGGTCTTGCAGCTCCTTTGTGTAGTGGTCAGCACCTACCCCCCACCTGTTCATCGCAACAACCGGTCCCCACCTGCAGTGTAGTCTTCAGCGCAGGACAACACTACCACCCg ATGCTTCAAGCATGTTCAATGCAACATTTGCCAGTGCCCTACGCTTTTCCGTCACTGCTGTCCAGTGACACTCAGTTCCTGCTACCTCCTCCACACCACCTTTCTCACCATCCACCCCACCTCCCAACACCCGGACAGTTCCTGCCTTTCCAGACGCAACAGCCTCGATCT CCATTACAGAGGATTGAAAATGAGGTTGAGTATATTGGAGATCAGCTTTCTGTAGGCGGAGGTTTTAGCTATGCCCAgcatcaccaccatcaccaccaccagccTCCCTCCACATTGCCGCCTTCCACACCCATCCAGTTCCTATCACATCATGACCCCCTGTCACAGGAGCTCTTTACAGTG CCGTATGCTCATTTTATGCCTCGGCGATTTACAAGCCGCCGTTACCGCTCTCAGCAGGCTGTTCCTCCATCACCCTACCACCCAAGCTTCCTGCCGTACTTCCT GTCTATGCTTCCTTTACCCCCAAATGTGGCACCTGCCATCAGTCTAGAGCTGGATGTGGATGACGGAGAGGTGGAAAACTATGAG GCTTTGTTGAACCTGGCAGAGCGGCTAGGAGAGGCCAAGCCTCGTGGTCTAACAAAGGCAGATATAGAACAGCTTCCATCGTACAGGTTCAACCCCAACAACCATCAGTCTGAGCAAACGCT GCTAACCGGACCTGTCCTATTTGTCGAGCCGATGCATCGGAAGTGCAGCGGGACTCTGAGTGACCTCTGTGTCATATCAACACCAAAAGCCCACAGTCACAGACTCCCCTGTGACTCCTTTTTGGATGCACCATTCAGTGAACTTGTACACCTCTGCTCACAAATTCTGCCACATACCTGGGACCAGTGCTCCTTAAAACCCTTCAGTCTTCACTATAAATCCCCCCGGGACACTGAACAGTAA
- the LOC137123922 gene encoding homeodomain-interacting protein kinase 2-like produces the protein MQQRHFRPLSMGEIRPILHQLTTALLHLGGLEIVHADLKLENIMVVDRRQQPMQVKLIDFGLAHHVSDVPDTWVQSLWYRAPEVLLGLNFSKPIDMWSLGLVAAELALGYPVFPADNEYEMMKFIVDTLGQPPDYQLTCALNSTCFFKFDSSFTQTWIMKTPDEFPTITGYKFRDTRGFQSLNVLKMKLYYRNKANRNEVEQFVDLLQKMLVVDKNDRIIPLKVLEYPFFTVGQQSDSSQNMNFTYLMDNMGEPNVTQRPSSQGDGTAPLTVFIHGDTGITGPKNVSVNLDEAAVDDTIKKDMGWFISFVSRIEKTVCS, from the exons ATGCAGCAGAGACACTTCCGGCCTCTGTCCATGGGTGAGATTCGCCCCATTCTGCATCAG CTGACCACAGCACTACTGCACCTCGGGGGCTTGGAAATCGTGCATGCAGACCTAAAGCTTGAAAATATAATGGTTGTGGACCGCAGGCAGCAGCCGATGCAAGTGAAGCTCATTGACTTTGGCCTTGCTCACCACGTGTCTGATGTTCCAGACACATGGGTGCAGTCTCTGTGGTACAG AGCTCCAGAGGTCCTGCTGGGTCTGAATTTCTCAAAACCAATAGATATGTGGTCTCTTGGTCTGGTTGCAGCGGAACTTGCTCTTGGCTACCCAGTTTTCCCTGCAGACAATGAATATGAAATG ATGAAGTTCATTGTGGACACTCTTGGTCAGCCACCAGATTATCAGCTGACATGTGCATTAAATAGCACCTGCTTCTTCAAGTTTGACAGCAGCTTTACCCAGACCTGGATAATGAAG ACTCCAGATGAGTTTCCCACCATCACTGGGTACAAATTCAGAGACACCAGAGGTTTTCAGTCTCTGAATGTCTTGAAGATG AAATTGTATTATAGAAACAAGGCCAATAGGAATGAGGTGGAACAATTTGTGGATCTGCTACAAAAGATGCTGGTGGTGGATAAAAATGACCGAATAATACCACTTAAAGTGCTGGAGTATCCATTCTTCACTGTGGGGCAACAGAGTGACAGCAGCCAAAACATGAACTTTACATACCTGATGGATAACATGGGGGAGCCGAACGTCACTCAGCGGCCGTCCTCACAGGGAGACGGTACTGCACCTTTGACCGTCTTTATTCATGGGGACACTGGTATTACTGGTccaaaaaatgtgtctgtaaacCTGGACGAGGCGGCTGTGGACGACACCATCAAAAAGGACATGGGCTGGTTCATTAGTTTCGTTAGCAGGATCGAAAAAACTGTCTGCTCGTAG